In the genome of Chryseobacterium arthrosphaerae, one region contains:
- a CDS encoding fibronectin type III domain-containing protein, whose protein sequence is MKKLLLSCLASLSMEAYAQTNVASYAFSKSTGVAYVPITGGTKLFPTGTNTTYDNEVSTAITLSSPFNFGGVAMTTCYVSANGFITFGAAPSGTNYSPLSTVGTTTGAISAFGQDGGFSSSDTTQPVGNHEVRYEDLGTEFVVQWQDHANYHNRATERLNFQIRLVYATGEIKIIYGNCTDPGTASSGTTPQVGIRGNNNTFATNVSALMIGNTPSGTTCDWSKAVTGNANSSTMLFSGGTNANVKIPAGLQYSWTPGTLLPVRTFSATNAITNVGATVNWTAPTGATAYNVQYRILGNCDWTDFSGNPVAATSASITGLTQNTTYQVQVQALNGGEQAMYSHIPNSAGTGNGYATAGSFTTAFNCSVATTGLTSSGLTPEAATINWTASATPPGSGYEYYYSTSSTAPGISTTPSGSVGAGTISANLSGLNPSTQYYYWVRANCNGTDKGQWSSSANFTTLGLCPTVTAPASGASGVSVTPTITWNAINGAAGYKLKVGTTSGGNDILDTDITGGSNNTYTLGTPLNNATTYYYSVSAYTANNPGPATACTVRSFFTACVSTGLPYTLDFDNVTTPALPACTTVINSGSGNLWKTATAPSGFTGKVLNYSYNTSSAANTWFFTQGLNLTAGVSYRIKYKYANSSGAVYAEKVKVAYGTSATATDMTNTIADHPSITTGGVPTSTFTDFTPAASGVYYFGFQAYSAADMNQIYIDDINIAVTPTCFEPSNIVVSAITTSGADVAWTAPSVVPGSGYEYYYSTTNTAPTAATSASGSSTTTSAQLSGLLPGTIYYLWIRSVCGASDKSVWTPVQVFTTNCVPAQTYSQNFDSTTVDSLPPCWTSIGSNLGYAKVIAYTGTVASAPNALYLYTSGSSIGMVSTPDLVGLDSNNAMISFKGRANSTANGTVQIGYLTDPANTSSFVVLGTYTATSTTALNDYSLNITGVPAGVTKLVFKHTGSSAYSLLIDDFVYQLGNLSTSEVAAAKNEIKAYPNPFSDVLNISDVSKVKSVSIVDVAGRLVKTIENPSAVLQLRDLKEGMYLVVLNMNDGTKQTLKAIKK, encoded by the coding sequence ATGAAAAAACTTTTACTGTCGTGTCTGGCTTCTCTCAGTATGGAAGCCTACGCACAAACCAACGTTGCCAGCTATGCTTTCTCTAAAAGCACAGGGGTAGCTTATGTACCCATTACGGGAGGAACAAAATTATTTCCCACAGGAACCAATACTACTTACGATAATGAGGTTTCTACAGCCATTACGCTTTCTTCACCTTTCAACTTCGGGGGTGTTGCCATGACAACCTGTTACGTGAGTGCCAACGGTTTTATAACTTTTGGAGCCGCTCCGTCAGGTACAAACTATAGCCCTTTATCAACTGTAGGCACTACTACAGGTGCTATTTCTGCTTTTGGGCAGGATGGAGGTTTTAGTTCATCGGATACTACACAACCGGTAGGGAATCATGAGGTAAGGTATGAAGATCTAGGTACCGAATTTGTTGTACAATGGCAGGATCATGCCAATTATCATAACAGAGCTACCGAAAGGCTGAACTTCCAGATTCGTCTTGTGTACGCTACCGGAGAAATAAAGATTATCTATGGAAACTGTACTGATCCGGGAACCGCTAGTTCCGGCACAACTCCACAGGTAGGGATTAGAGGAAACAACAATACCTTTGCAACCAATGTAAGTGCTCTGATGATTGGAAATACACCGTCCGGAACCACTTGTGACTGGTCCAAAGCTGTTACCGGTAATGCGAACAGTAGTACAATGCTCTTTTCCGGTGGTACAAATGCTAATGTTAAAATCCCTGCAGGATTACAATACTCATGGACTCCGGGGACGCTGTTGCCGGTAAGAACTTTTTCAGCGACCAATGCAATAACCAATGTGGGAGCTACTGTAAACTGGACTGCTCCAACGGGAGCTACTGCTTATAATGTTCAATACAGAATTTTAGGAAACTGTGATTGGACTGACTTCAGTGGTAATCCGGTTGCCGCTACCTCTGCTTCTATTACAGGTTTGACACAAAATACAACTTACCAGGTACAGGTTCAGGCCTTAAACGGCGGTGAACAGGCAATGTATTCTCATATCCCGAATTCAGCAGGAACCGGGAACGGATATGCTACTGCAGGTTCTTTTACAACTGCTTTTAACTGTTCAGTTGCTACAACAGGACTTACCTCGTCAGGATTAACTCCGGAAGCAGCAACTATTAACTGGACGGCTTCTGCTACGCCACCGGGAAGCGGATATGAATACTATTATTCTACATCATCTACTGCTCCGGGAATATCTACTACTCCTTCAGGTTCTGTAGGTGCCGGTACAATTTCTGCTAATTTATCAGGTCTGAATCCTTCTACTCAATATTATTATTGGGTACGGGCAAATTGTAACGGAACAGATAAAGGGCAATGGTCCAGTTCTGCAAACTTTACAACATTAGGACTTTGTCCTACAGTAACTGCCCCTGCATCCGGTGCTTCCGGGGTAAGTGTCACCCCTACAATAACATGGAATGCAATTAATGGTGCTGCCGGTTACAAATTAAAAGTAGGAACAACCTCAGGAGGTAATGATATCCTTGATACTGATATTACAGGAGGTTCTAATAATACTTATACCTTAGGAACTCCTTTAAATAATGCAACTACCTATTATTATTCTGTATCAGCATATACGGCCAATAATCCAGGTCCTGCCACAGCATGTACAGTGAGATCATTCTTTACTGCATGTGTATCTACCGGTTTACCTTATACATTAGATTTTGATAACGTTACTACGCCGGCCTTACCTGCATGCACAACGGTAATTAATAGTGGTTCTGGAAACCTTTGGAAGACAGCCACTGCTCCAAGCGGATTTACAGGTAAAGTTCTTAATTATTCATACAATACCAGTAGTGCGGCAAATACATGGTTCTTTACACAAGGGCTTAATCTTACGGCAGGAGTGAGCTACCGTATAAAATACAAATACGCCAATTCATCAGGAGCGGTTTATGCGGAAAAAGTAAAAGTTGCCTACGGAACTTCAGCCACTGCTACTGATATGACAAATACAATAGCAGATCACCCAAGTATTACCACAGGCGGGGTTCCTACAAGTACCTTTACAGATTTTACACCGGCTGCGTCAGGAGTATATTATTTCGGATTCCAGGCTTATTCTGCAGCAGATATGAATCAGATCTATATTGATGATATTAATATCGCTGTTACGCCTACTTGTTTTGAGCCTTCAAATATTGTAGTTTCTGCTATTACAACTTCGGGAGCTGATGTGGCCTGGACGGCACCTTCAGTGGTACCGGGCAGTGGATATGAATATTATTATTCTACAACCAATACAGCTCCTACTGCAGCAACTTCTGCTTCAGGAAGCAGCACTACAACTTCAGCACAATTGTCTGGTTTATTGCCGGGAACTATTTATTATCTATGGATCAGATCCGTATGTGGAGCTTCTGATAAGAGTGTCTGGACTCCAGTACAAGTATTTACTACGAACTGTGTTCCGGCACAGACATATTCGCAAAACTTTGATAGTACGACTGTTGACTCACTTCCTCCATGCTGGACAAGTATAGGATCTAATCTTGGCTATGCAAAAGTAATCGCTTATACCGGAACTGTAGCAAGTGCTCCTAATGCCTTATATCTTTATACAAGCGGCTCAAGTATAGGTATGGTGTCTACTCCAGATTTAGTAGGCTTAGATAGCAATAATGCGATGATCAGTTTCAAAGGAAGAGCTAATTCTACTGCTAATGGAACTGTTCAGATTGGTTATTTAACAGATCCTGCAAATACCTCAAGCTTTGTTGTATTAGGTACCTATACAGCAACAAGTACTACAGCACTAAATGATTATTCATTAAACATTACAGGGGTTCCTGCCGGAGTTACTAAACTTGTATTTAAGCATACCGGCTCAAGTGCATATAGCCTGTTGATTGATGATTTCGTATATCAGCTTGGAAACCTGTCTACTTCAGAGGTAGCGGCCGCTAAAAATGAAATTAAAGCTTATCCTAATCCATTCTCTGATGTGCTGAATATTTCAGACGTATCCAAAGTAAAATCAGTTTCCATTGTTGACGTTGCGGGAAGATTGGTGAAAACCATCGAAAACCCTTCTGCTGTACTTCAATTGAGAGATCTGAAAGAAGGAATGTATTTAGTAGTACTGAATATGAATGACGGAACCAAGCAAACCCTTAAAGCAATCAAAAAATAA
- a CDS encoding ion transporter: MEKEHNLIPEDILWKRFLYRIIYRSDTKLGKLFDIILLSLILVSTAIIMMESVPQLDKRFHYTFLVLEWIISIFFTLEYSMRIAVVKNKRSYIFSFMGIIDFLALAPFFLSFFFPVTKYFLIFRMLRMLRIFRIFNLLDFMNDGYLIVRALKNSSRKIYIFLLFLIIFSVIVGSLMFMVEGGRPGFETIPQSIYWAVVTVTTVGYGDVSPITPMGKFFAVVLMLAGYSIIAVPTGIVTAEMRNKRQNLEKVCDRCGNEDIDDDARYCKQCGKKLA, encoded by the coding sequence ATGGAGAAAGAACATAATCTTATTCCTGAGGACATTCTTTGGAAAAGATTCCTTTATCGAATAATTTATCGCTCAGATACGAAGCTCGGAAAACTGTTCGACATCATATTATTATCCTTAATTCTTGTAAGCACAGCCATTATTATGATGGAAAGTGTTCCCCAGCTTGACAAAAGGTTTCATTATACTTTCCTGGTCCTTGAATGGATTATTTCCATTTTTTTCACTCTTGAATATTCTATGCGGATCGCTGTGGTAAAAAATAAAAGGAGCTATATTTTCAGCTTTATGGGAATCATAGATTTTCTTGCCCTCGCTCCGTTCTTCCTCAGCTTTTTCTTTCCCGTCACCAAATATTTCCTGATCTTCAGGATGCTGAGAATGCTGAGAATTTTCAGGATCTTTAATCTGCTGGACTTTATGAATGACGGTTACCTCATCGTGCGGGCCCTGAAAAACAGCTCCAGGAAGATCTATATTTTCCTTTTGTTTCTGATTATTTTTTCGGTCATTGTAGGTTCGCTTATGTTTATGGTAGAGGGCGGCAGACCGGGGTTTGAAACCATACCACAATCCATTTACTGGGCTGTGGTCACAGTAACCACTGTAGGCTATGGAGATGTCTCCCCTATTACCCCTATGGGAAAGTTTTTTGCAGTAGTCCTGATGCTGGCAGGTTATTCCATTATTGCAGTTCCTACCGGGATCGTTACTGCTGAAATGCGGAATAAAAGACAGAACCTTGAAAAGGTTTGTGACCGATGTGGTAACGAAGATATTGATGATGATGCAAGGTACTGCAAACAGTGTGGCAAGAAATTAGCTTGA